The stretch of DNA ttaatgctctctgatctctgagttgtcctcattacaccacccatgttcaagtccctgcaatgcgccatcacccattggctccttttatcgtacgcttctgtaaaccactcttcgttcacaagaccatgcgcttccattatttctgcccacctagagtcaaagtcgtctgcttctaggttgtcatcccatataatgttgttcaatttctgaaggaactccttataatcctcccttgtcacctCGAACTttgatggcaccttgttcattatatgccacatgtaaaatcggtggcgtgcagtcttgaaggcaaggggtacggccttaataatgcccgcatcctgatctgtgataatgtacttgggttcctttccacccataacattcaaaaacctgttgaaaacccactggaaggattcatagtcttcatgggcaatcaatgccccacagaatgttactgatcgcttatggtgatctataccatgaatggcgtgaaaatcatattgtacttgtttgttgagtatgttgggtcgtacgacactgcatctccaaaaacggagtagttccttctagcggttctgtcagcccagattgCCCTTCGAAGGCtattatccttgtcaacttcataatcaaaataaaacccctgcttattttgtgccatattcttgaaccggtctatgaacaattgaccgtcccgtttatggatgaagcatttcacatctcggtggaagttcttaaaattagttaaggatgcaccaatgttctcgaacccgtttacgagttccttacacatgttgtacgtcctagttgctcctatcctcaatTGCAGTGGACAACAAATCCTGATCAGTGCTGAGTAATAATCAAGGattcctcaactataactcttACACCTTTTCATATAACTTCAtgaaacatatgcataactccattgattgattgtgcaacttcttattatttataactcttacatatgcgaatatgtataactctaacaactTTCTATATAACTCTAAGGCTGTTATAAATTATTCtagaattttaaaaaatatttagaaGTTTCACAATCAATTACTCGAGGTCTACATAACTCTAAGATCTCGGTGTATAACTTTAGAAGTTCGTCATTCAATTAGTGGAGGTttgattaatagtaaactaacccttgagttgtacattatcaagtacttgtgaaaatcttctatgttccacgacatcttttgaaactgacgatcctcactagatacaagctcgtgattatgccccatgtggaatcggtcaattactaatactccattcttcataaatagcctgacatgtgctttacaccctaccctcttgactgtatatttcctctgTTTCGCAGTTCTTAATccccattgcatttcttcttccctaatcccggtctcattttttttaattactgtctctccttttgggacatatgtgaatccctctctgttgcaaaccagcaactttgacttgatttcaccgtcgcgccattttttcgtcgagtacttccgaacatcaaaccaggacgccaatgcataaattttatagaatgtcactgcctcgtcgatttcaaaaaattgttgccctacacaaggtgtaaactccgctgtcaaatgcttacaatactcagtttccgcttccttacgaccatctgagtagaatcaaacatccatgaaatgattaagaaatataTAACTCCAAGCTACTTAGCATTTACTCTGTAACtccaagcatagaatgtataactctaggcacagactttataactctaggcatatactgtataactcttagcatataatgtataactctagtcacagtctgtataactctagtcatacaatgtataactctaggcacagactgtataactctaggcatataatgtataactctaggcatagactGTATAaatctagtcatacaatgtataactctaggcacagactgtataactctaggcatataatgtataactcttagcatataatgtataactctagtcacagtctgtataactctagtcatacaatgtataactctaggcacatgATCGTATAATcgtaggcatataatgtataactcttagcatataatgtataactctaaacacagtctgtatatgctaagagttatacattatatgcctagagttatacattgtagactgtattattttaattttcagaatgtataactctagtcatacaatgtataactctaggtacagactgtataactctaggcatataatgtataactcttagcatataatgtataactctagacacaatCTGTATaattctagtcatacaatgtataactctaggcacagactgtataactctaggcatataatgtataactcttagcatataatgtataactctagacacaatctgtataactctagatacagactgtataactctaggcatataatgtataactctgtctagagttatacattatatgcttatatattttcattatatgctaagagttatactgtataactttaggcatataatgtataactccagtcatacaatgtataactcttagcatataatgaaaaCTCTACAAcatataatgtacaactctatacacagactgtataactctaatcatataatgtacaactctaagTAGAGAATGTATAACCCTCCACATCCTATAACTtcacttaatgaatgtataacttaagctataacatgaataactatatcaaaattggttgttTAGTAATATTTTTTATGCAAAATTTAGGGTTAGAATTACTTTGTTACCTGAAACTGGaggaaattgtcaaagagttttacaaaaaaccagtgaagttataacacgatgaatataagaactGCATGAGTACACAaactgtattattgaagttatacatatacgtGTCAGAGTTTTACTTAAtcccactgaagttataattcgttctttatcaagcttttaaatttccatcattttttgccatgaacaacaagctaccaaaatgaaagaacaaatctgatgaacaccatgaaagtaTAACACCATTAAGAATTATGAACacaaatgaaataacaacaagcTACAACAAGCTACAATAATGAACATCAATCCAAAATTACATATAGCACTTTATTCTTGAACATCAAGCTACAACAATAACCAAGACACAAATAAGAAAGTAAATAACTCACCatcgacggcaacttcaatctgcata from Silene latifolia isolate original U9 population unplaced genomic scaffold, ASM4854445v1 scaffold_190, whole genome shotgun sequence encodes:
- the LOC141638160 gene encoding uncharacterized protein LOC141638160 isoform X2, whose protein sequence is MFNRIITYLIKRKTLKMTVSVCEMDHMQIEVAVDDGRKEAETEYCKHLTAEFTPCVGQQFFEIDEAVTFYKIYALASWFDVRKYSTKKWRDGEIKSKLLVCNREGFTYVPKGETVIKKNETGIREEEMQWGLRTAKQRKYTVKRVGCKAHVRLFMKNGVLVIDRFHMGHNHELVSSEDRQFQKMSWNIEDFHKYLIMYNSRVSLLLIKPPLIE